A window from Hemicordylus capensis ecotype Gifberg chromosome 2, rHemCap1.1.pri, whole genome shotgun sequence encodes these proteins:
- the LOC128344317 gene encoding uncharacterized protein LOC128344317 isoform X3, with protein MIASNFLHAYVVVQLHHHALGETLYKERTRSALLESLYEELQIRRRSMMGLASGDDDKIENGGGGFFENFKYHTCLQLCLQSFRLLKWRKAITLLFGIIVCPTMNMDQRKQRRELSEEIRKKIIDKHVKDKGYKTISKQFDVPVTTGANIIKKFKVHGIVANLPGHGHKRKTDPRMGRRIVRMVGKKPRTTSKEIQAELQGPSVSDRTIHHFLSDSGANGRRPRRTPLLKEKHKKPDWNLLKCILTSHNASGRMSFGQMRQNWSFLASHISSMSTDEKMKLSNKRTPYLLSNMEEARLCFGASLLRLARGALSLCREQ; from the exons GAGCGGACCCGCAGTGCTCTTCTCGAGAGTCTTTATGAGGAGCTGCAGATCCGGAGACGCAGTATGATGGGCTTGGCCTCTGGAGATGATGACAAGATAGAGAATGGGGGTGGTGGCTTCTTTGAGAATTTCAAG tatcacacatgtctccagtTGTGCCTCCAGTCATTCcgcctattgaaatggagaaaagcaatcactctgctgtttggtatcatcgtgtgtcccacaatgaacatggaccagagaaagcaaaggagagagttatctgaggagatcagaaagaaaattatagacaagcatgttaaagacaaaggctataagaccatctccaagcagtttgatgttcctgtgacaacaggtgcaaatattattaagaagttcaaggtccatgggattGTAGCCAATCTCCCTGGACACGGCCACAAGAGGAAAaccgaccccagaatgggcagaaggatagtgagaatggtaggcaaaaagccaaggacaacttccaaagagatacaagctgaactccaaggtccatcagtgtctgatcgcaccatccatcactttttgagtgacagtggggccaatggaagaagacccaggaggactccactgttgaaagaaaagcataaaaagccagactggaatttgctaaaatgcatattgacaagccacaatgcttctgggagaatgtccttcggacaaatgagacaaaactggagctttttggcaagtcacatcagttctatgtccacagatgaaaaaatgaagctttcaaacaaAAGAACACCCTACCTACTGtcaaacatggaggaggctcggttatgttttggggcttctttgctgcgtctggcacggggtgccttgagtctgtgcagggaacaatga